In a single window of the Salvelinus namaycush isolate Seneca chromosome 6, SaNama_1.0, whole genome shotgun sequence genome:
- the LOC120050159 gene encoding 60S ribosomal protein L18a isoform X2 translates to MKASGTLREYKVVGRLLPSVKNPTPPLYRMRIFAPNHVVAKSRFWYFVSQLRKMKKANGETVYCGLVHEKTPLKVKNFGIWLRYDSRSGTHNMYREYRDLTTSAAVTQCYRDMGARHRARAHSIHIMKVQEIAANKCRRPAIKQFHDSKIKFPLPHRVLRRQHKPRFTTKRPNTFF, encoded by the exons ATGAAGGCGTCTGGCACA CTTAGGGAGTACAAAGTCGTTGGGCGCCTCTTGCCCTCGGTTAAGAACCCCACCCCTCCTCTTTACCGCATGAGGATCTTCGCTCCTAACCATGTGGTGGCCAAGTCTCGCTTCTGGTACTTTGTCTCCCAGCTGAGGAAGATGAAGAAG GCCAACGGAGAGACAGTCTACTGTGGTCTG GTGCACGAGAAGACTCCCCTGAAGGTGAAGAACTTTGGCATCTGGTTGCGTTACGACTCCCGTAGCGGAACCCACAACATGTACAGAGAATACAGAGACCTGACCACCTCTGCAGCCGTCACCCAGTGCT ATCGTGATATGGGCGCTCGCCATCGTGCCCGTGCTCACTCCATCCACATCATGAAGGTGCAGGAGATCGCTGCCAATAAATGCCGCAGACCTGCCATCAAGCAGTTCCAC GACTCCAAGATCAAGTTCCCCCTGCCCCACAGGGTCCTGCGTCGTCAACACAAGCCCCGCTTCACCACCAAGAGACCAAACACCTTCTTCTAA
- the LOC120050159 gene encoding 60S ribosomal protein L18a isoform X1 has product MKASGTLREYKVVGRLLPSVKNPTPPLYRMRIFAPNHVVAKSRFWYFVSQLRKMKKANGETVYCGLVHEKTPLKVKNFGIWLRYDSRSGTHNMYREYRDLTTSAAVTQCYRDMGARHRARAHSIHIMKVQEIAANKCRRPAIKQFHDSKIKFPLPHRVLRRQHKPRFTTKRPNTFF; this is encoded by the exons ATGAAGGCGTCTGGCACA CTTAGGGAGTACAAAGTCGTTGGGCGCCTCTTGCCCTCGGTTAAGAACCCCACCCCTCCTCTTTACCGCATGAGGATCTTCGCTCCTAACCATGTGGTGGCCAAGTCTCGCTTCTGGTACTTTGTCTCCCAGCTGAGGAAGATGAAGAAGGCCAACGGAGAGACAGTCTACTGTGGTCTG GTGCACGAGAAGACTCCCCTGAAGGTGAAGAACTTTGGCATCTGGTTGCGTTACGACTCCCGTAGCGGAACCCACAACATGTACAGAGAATACAGAGACCTGACCACCTCTGCAGCCGTCACCCAGTGCT ATCGTGATATGGGCGCTCGCCATCGTGCCCGTGCTCACTCCATCCACATCATGAAGGTGCAGGAGATCGCTGCCAATAAATGCCGCAGACCTGCCATCAAGCAGTTCCAC GACTCCAAGATCAAGTTCCCCCTGCCCCACAGGGTCCTGCGTCGTCAACACAAGCCCCGCTTCACCACCAAGAGACCAAACACCTTCTTCTAA